A window of Campylobacter concisus contains these coding sequences:
- a CDS encoding quinone-dependent dihydroorotate dehydrogenase, translating to MSLNYETLKSIFFKFDPETAHKIAELAMIGANKIFPGSLSFVANKCVVDDNALKQNLFSSTYHNPVGIAGGFDKNATMFEALTALGFGYLEFGTFTPKPQPGNDKPRLFRLVDEESIQNAMGFNNDGCEAIKNRVKKLYPYTLPIWANIGKNKVTPNEDAIKDYEILVKEFSEICDTFVINVSSPNTPNLRALQDESFIKELFSVILPLTKKPIIFKIAPDMSHEDAIKLCSCAVENGASGVLVSNTSVDYSLSHSSNLKDFGGLSGKVIAQKSKEIFKAVADELYGKTTLIACGGIDSGAEAYERIKMGANLVQIFTSFIFKGPMIARDINLEILELLKRDGFASISEAVGINVKK from the coding sequence ATGAGCTTAAACTACGAAACTTTAAAATCTATATTTTTTAAATTCGATCCTGAAACTGCCCATAAAATCGCAGAACTTGCAATGATCGGAGCAAATAAAATTTTTCCAGGATCATTAAGCTTTGTAGCAAATAAGTGCGTGGTCGATGACAATGCGCTAAAACAAAATTTATTCTCAAGCACTTATCACAATCCAGTTGGCATAGCTGGTGGCTTTGATAAAAACGCCACAATGTTTGAAGCACTCACGGCTCTTGGCTTTGGGTACTTAGAATTTGGCACATTTACTCCAAAACCTCAACCTGGCAACGATAAACCAAGACTTTTTAGGCTCGTAGACGAAGAGAGCATCCAAAATGCGATGGGCTTTAATAACGATGGTTGCGAGGCTATTAAAAATAGAGTCAAAAAACTTTATCCTTATACTTTGCCAATCTGGGCAAACATCGGTAAAAACAAGGTTACACCAAACGAAGATGCAATAAAAGACTATGAAATTTTAGTAAAAGAATTTAGCGAAATTTGCGATACCTTTGTCATAAACGTCTCATCACCAAACACGCCAAATTTAAGAGCCTTGCAAGATGAGAGCTTCATAAAAGAGCTTTTTAGTGTCATTTTACCACTTACTAAAAAACCAATCATCTTTAAAATCGCTCCTGATATGAGCCACGAAGATGCGATCAAGCTTTGCAGCTGCGCGGTAGAAAACGGCGCTAGCGGCGTGCTCGTTTCAAATACAAGCGTTGATTACTCGCTCTCTCACTCATCAAATTTAAAAGATTTTGGCGGACTAAGCGGCAAGGTGATAGCTCAAAAGTCAAAAGAGATATTTAAAGCCGTAGCAGACGAGCTTTACGGCAAGACGACGCTTATCGCATGTGGCGGCATAGATAGCGGTGCAGAGGCATATGAGCGCATAAAAATGGGAGCAAATCTAGTGCAAATTTTTACAAGCTTTATCTTTAAAGGGCCGATGATCGCAAGAGATATAAATTTAGAAATTTTAGAGCTTTTAAAAAGAGATGGCTTTGCCTCTATTAGCGAAGCAGTCGGCATAAATGTTAAAAAATAA
- a CDS encoding M16 family metallopeptidase, producing MIKFNKTKLENGLEIYHVPVNPGSKVISVDVFYKVGSRNEVMGKSGIAHMLEHLNFKSTKNLRAGEFDEIVKGFGGVNNASTGFDYTHYFIKASNKNLDKTLGLFAELMKNLSLKDKEFQPERDVVHEERRWRTDNNPMGYLYFRLYNHAFIYHPYHWTPIGFIKDIENWNISDIKEFHATFYQPKNAILMISGDIGKDEAFKLAKKNFSSIKNKRAIPKTHCKEPKQDGARRAIIYKDSQTQMLAIAYKIPNFKHADQVGLNAISEYLATGKSSILQQRLIDELMLVNQIYAYNMSCVDENLFIFLAVCNPDVEASVVEAEILKIIDDLKNKPIDKDDVLRVKNLIKTDFIYSFESASKVANLYGSYLARGDIKPLYELEKNIDKIDAKLLKEIANKYFNEKTSTTIILKKE from the coding sequence TTGATAAAATTTAATAAAACCAAACTAGAAAACGGACTAGAAATTTATCACGTACCAGTAAATCCTGGCTCAAAAGTGATAAGCGTCGATGTCTTTTATAAAGTTGGCTCCAGAAACGAAGTGATGGGCAAAAGCGGCATCGCTCACATGCTAGAGCATCTAAATTTCAAATCAACCAAAAATTTACGAGCTGGTGAGTTTGACGAGATCGTAAAAGGCTTTGGCGGCGTAAATAACGCAAGTACAGGCTTTGACTACACACACTACTTTATAAAAGCGTCAAATAAAAATTTAGACAAAACGCTTGGTCTTTTTGCTGAGCTTATGAAAAATTTAAGCCTAAAAGATAAAGAATTTCAGCCAGAGCGAGACGTGGTGCATGAAGAGCGCAGGTGGCGAACAGACAACAACCCTATGGGATACCTCTACTTTAGGCTCTACAACCACGCATTTATCTATCATCCATATCACTGGACGCCGATAGGTTTTATCAAAGATATCGAAAACTGGAACATTAGCGACATAAAAGAATTTCATGCTACTTTTTATCAGCCAAAAAATGCCATTTTGATGATAAGTGGCGACATCGGCAAGGATGAGGCATTTAAACTGGCTAAGAAAAATTTTAGCAGTATAAAAAATAAAAGAGCCATCCCAAAAACTCACTGCAAAGAACCTAAGCAAGATGGAGCTAGAAGAGCCATTATCTATAAAGATAGCCAAACACAAATGCTAGCGATCGCTTATAAAATCCCAAATTTTAAACACGCCGATCAAGTAGGTCTAAATGCTATCAGTGAATATCTAGCTACTGGCAAAAGCTCGATTTTACAGCAACGTCTAATCGATGAGCTCATGCTTGTAAATCAAATTTATGCTTATAATATGAGCTGCGTTGATGAAAATTTATTTATATTTTTAGCAGTTTGCAACCCAGATGTCGAAGCAAGTGTGGTTGAGGCTGAAATTTTAAAGATCATAGATGATTTAAAAAATAAACCAATCGACAAAGATGATGTTTTAAGAGTTAAGAATTTGATAAAAACTGATTTTATTTACTCATTTGAGAGTGCAAGCAAGGTTGCAAATTTATATGGCTCATACCTTGCTAGAGGCGATATAAAGCCACTTTATGAGCTTGAAAAAAATATCGATAAGATAGATGCCAAGCTTTTAAAAGAGATAGCAAATAAATATTTCAATGAAAAAACCAGCACAACAATAATATTAAAAAAGGAATAA
- the dapA gene encoding 4-hydroxy-tetrahydrodipicolinate synthase, with protein sequence MTALITPFKNQKVDEVSFEKLIKRQIKHGIDVVVPVGTTGESATLTHDEHRICIEIAVDACKGTNVKVLAGAGSNATHEAIGIAKFAQAHGADGILSVAPYYNKPTQEGLYEHYKAIANSIEIPVLLYNVPGRVGVDILPATVFRLFKECKNIYGIKEATGSIDRCVDLLAHEPNLVVISGEDAINYPIISNGGKGVISVTANLLPDQISELTHLAMNEEYKKAKLINDNLYTINKTLFCESNPIPIKAAMYLAGLIDSLEYRLPLCKPSKENFKKIEEVIKNYEIKGF encoded by the coding sequence ATGACCGCACTCATTACGCCATTTAAAAATCAAAAAGTAGATGAAGTTAGTTTTGAAAAGCTAATAAAAAGACAGATAAAACACGGCATAGATGTTGTTGTGCCAGTTGGAACCACTGGCGAGAGTGCAACACTGACGCATGATGAGCATAGAATTTGTATAGAAATAGCCGTAGATGCATGTAAAGGCACAAATGTAAAAGTACTAGCTGGTGCTGGTAGTAACGCAACTCACGAGGCTATTGGTATCGCTAAATTTGCCCAAGCTCATGGCGCTGATGGTATCCTATCAGTTGCGCCCTACTATAATAAACCAACACAAGAAGGGCTTTATGAGCACTACAAAGCTATCGCAAATAGCATTGAAATCCCTGTGCTTCTTTATAATGTTCCAGGTAGAGTTGGAGTGGATATCTTACCAGCGACCGTTTTTAGACTTTTTAAAGAGTGCAAAAATATCTACGGCATCAAGGAGGCTACAGGCAGCATAGATAGATGCGTAGATCTACTAGCTCACGAGCCAAATTTAGTAGTAATTAGTGGCGAAGATGCGATCAACTATCCTATCATATCAAATGGCGGCAAAGGTGTTATCTCAGTTACTGCAAACCTCTTGCCAGATCAGATTTCAGAGCTTACGCACCTTGCAATGAACGAAGAGTATAAAAAAGCAAAACTAATAAACGACAATCTATACACTATAAATAAAACACTCTTTTGCGAAAGCAATCCAATACCAATCAAAGCAGCGATGTATCTAGCTGGACTCATCGACTCTTTAGAGTACCGCTTGCCACTTTGCAAACCAAGTAAAGAAAATTTTAAAAAGATAGAAGAAGTAATAAAAAATTACGAAATAAAGGGTTTTTAA
- a CDS encoding enoyl-ACP reductase: MKDTLNEFKGKTLVISGGTRGIGRAIVEEFAKAGVNIAFTYNSNEELAKEQAKELEATYKIKARAYALNILEPETYKELFLKIDEDFDRIDFFISNAIISGRAVAGGYTKFMKLKPRGINNIFTATVNAFVVGTQEAAKRMEKVGGGSIISLSSTGNLVYIENYAGHGTAKAAVEAMARYAATELGEKNIRVNVVSGGPIETDALRAFTNYEEVRDMTAKLSPLNRMGQPTDLAGACLFLCSSKASWVTGHTFIIDGGTTFK, from the coding sequence ATGAAGGACACACTAAACGAATTTAAAGGTAAAACGCTAGTTATCAGTGGCGGCACTAGAGGTATCGGTAGAGCTATAGTTGAAGAATTTGCAAAAGCTGGCGTAAATATAGCATTTACCTATAACTCAAACGAAGAGCTTGCAAAAGAGCAGGCAAAAGAACTTGAGGCTACTTACAAGATAAAAGCAAGAGCATATGCACTAAATATCCTCGAGCCAGAGACTTATAAAGAGCTATTTTTAAAGATAGACGAGGATTTTGATAGGATTGATTTTTTCATCTCAAATGCTATCATCTCAGGTCGCGCAGTAGCTGGCGGATACACTAAATTTATGAAGCTAAAACCAAGAGGCATAAACAATATCTTTACAGCAACCGTAAATGCCTTTGTTGTAGGCACTCAAGAAGCTGCAAAACGCATGGAAAAAGTTGGTGGCGGCAGTATTATCAGCCTATCATCGACTGGAAATTTAGTCTATATCGAAAACTACGCAGGTCACGGCACAGCAAAAGCAGCTGTTGAAGCTATGGCAAGATACGCTGCAACCGAGCTTGGCGAGAAAAACATCCGCGTAAACGTCGTAAGTGGTGGTCCTATCGAGACAGACGCGCTAAGAGCCTTTACCAACTACGAAGAGGTGCGCGATATGACAGCAAAGCTTAGCCCGCTAAACCGCATGGGACAGCCGACTGACCTAGCCGGAGCATGTCTATTTTTGTGCTCATCTAAGGCTAGCTGGGTGACTGGACATACATTTATAATAGATGGCGGCACGACTTTTAAATGA
- the pgsA gene encoding CDP-diacylglycerol--glycerol-3-phosphate 3-phosphatidyltransferase: MFFMLVNAPGIFTQIHISWINYFAALIFVIASVTDFFDGYIARSWDQKTKLGAILDPLADKMLILAAFLGLMMLGRASAWAVYLILVREFFITGFRVVMASDGVEVAASMAGKVKTVSQMFAVGFLLMSWPGGELLLWIAVVLTLYSGFEYIFAYVKAMKKS; encoded by the coding sequence ATGTTTTTTATGCTCGTAAATGCGCCAGGAATTTTTACGCAAATTCACATAAGCTGGATAAATTACTTCGCAGCTCTTATTTTTGTGATCGCCTCGGTGACTGACTTTTTTGACGGCTACATCGCTAGAAGCTGGGATCAAAAGACAAAGCTTGGCGCTATCCTTGACCCGCTAGCTGATAAGATGCTGATCTTGGCTGCATTTTTAGGCCTTATGATGCTTGGTAGAGCGAGCGCTTGGGCTGTTTATCTCATCTTGGTAAGGGAGTTTTTTATAACTGGCTTTCGTGTCGTGATGGCAAGTGATGGTGTCGAGGTCGCTGCATCAATGGCTGGCAAAGTAAAAACAGTCTCGCAGATGTTTGCGGTTGGATTTTTACTGATGAGCTGGCCAGGCGGAGAGCTTTTGCTCTGGATTGCTGTTGTGCTCACACTTTATTCTGGGTTTGAATATATCTTTGCCTACGTAAAAGCGATGAAAAAGAGCTAA
- the rseP gene encoding RIP metalloprotease RseP produces MKGILFTLALLGLGLYAYSFYFLVTVLAISFLIFFHELGHFLAARTLGVKVNTFSIGFGEKIYTKNVGGTDYCLSAIPLGGYVQLKGQDDTDPKAKNYDRDSYNVLSPIKRIYILFAGPFFNFILAFFIYILLGSIGVERLAPSIGHIAEGSAAASAGLAKNDKILAINGVKINEWDEISKNVKLEPSTILIDRNGSQMTINLTPKIGETINIFNEKVQRPLIGISPNGEVIKIYHTGLAGINFAFSETIEASKLIFKSFTKLVSGAVPLKEVGGIVQIADVTSKAAKISLSVLLTIVALISVNLGVLNLFPIPALDGGHILFNIYELTFRREINERVLVALTYCGWALLLGIMVLATFNDIMRLSGGL; encoded by the coding sequence TTGAAAGGCATTCTCTTCACACTGGCCCTGCTTGGCCTTGGGCTTTATGCGTATTCGTTTTATTTTTTAGTAACTGTTTTAGCCATTAGTTTTCTCATATTTTTTCATGAGCTTGGCCACTTTTTGGCAGCAAGAACGCTTGGCGTAAAGGTAAATACCTTTAGTATTGGCTTTGGCGAGAAAATTTACACCAAAAACGTTGGCGGCACCGACTACTGCCTAAGCGCGATCCCACTTGGCGGATACGTGCAGCTAAAAGGGCAAGACGACACCGACCCAAAGGCAAAAAACTACGACCGTGATAGCTACAACGTGCTAAGTCCGATAAAGCGAATTTACATCCTCTTTGCTGGGCCATTTTTCAACTTTATCTTGGCGTTTTTCATATACATTTTGCTTGGATCTATCGGAGTTGAAAGACTTGCGCCAAGTATAGGCCACATAGCTGAAGGCTCGGCAGCTGCAAGTGCTGGGCTAGCTAAAAATGATAAAATTTTAGCAATAAATGGCGTAAAGATAAACGAGTGGGATGAGATCAGTAAAAATGTAAAGCTTGAGCCAAGCACCATTTTGATAGATCGTAACGGCTCACAAATGACTATAAATTTAACGCCAAAGATAGGCGAGACGATAAATATATTTAATGAAAAGGTACAGCGCCCATTGATCGGGATCTCTCCAAATGGCGAAGTGATAAAAATTTACCACACTGGTCTTGCAGGCATAAATTTTGCCTTTAGTGAGACAATCGAAGCATCAAAACTAATCTTTAAAAGCTTTACCAAACTAGTAAGCGGAGCTGTGCCGCTAAAAGAGGTCGGGGGCATCGTGCAGATCGCCGATGTCACATCAAAGGCCGCTAAGATCAGCCTTAGCGTGCTTTTAACCATCGTAGCGTTAATCTCTGTAAATTTAGGTGTTTTAAATTTATTTCCTATCCCAGCGCTTGATGGCGGGCACATCTTATTTAACATTTATGAACTAACTTTTAGACGCGAAATAAATGAGCGAGTGCTTGTTGCTCTTACCTACTGTGGCTGGGCGCTACTGCTTGGCATCATGGTGCTCGCGACATTTAATGACATTATGAGATTAAGTGGAGGTTTATGA
- a CDS encoding YggS family pyridoxal phosphate-dependent enzyme: MMIVLKELLEKIENLSKDVTLIAVSKNVTCTEVRELYAQGQRNFGENRVQELAKKELELQNFTDIKWHMIGRLQNNKINQMISLKPTLWQSCDSFGRAVEVDKRLDYKLDTLLQINSADEDTKQGVSVANAVEIYERIQSECKNINLKGVMSIGAHVDEPKEIQKSFELTYKIFDSLKPKGATICSMGMSSDFELAIKCGSNMIRLGTMLYL, from the coding sequence ATGATGATAGTTTTAAAAGAACTACTTGAAAAGATCGAAAATTTAAGCAAAGACGTGACACTCATCGCTGTTAGCAAAAATGTGACATGCACTGAAGTAAGAGAGCTTTATGCGCAAGGGCAAAGAAATTTTGGCGAAAATAGAGTCCAAGAGCTAGCCAAAAAAGAGCTAGAACTGCAAAATTTTACTGATATAAAATGGCATATGATCGGCCGCTTACAAAATAACAAAATAAATCAGATGATAAGTCTAAAGCCAACACTTTGGCAAAGCTGTGATAGCTTTGGAAGGGCCGTAGAGGTCGATAAAAGACTCGACTACAAGCTTGATACCTTGCTTCAAATAAACTCGGCTGATGAAGATACAAAGCAAGGTGTAAGCGTAGCAAATGCGGTAGAAATTTATGAGCGTATCCAAAGCGAGTGCAAAAATATAAATTTAAAAGGTGTGATGAGTATCGGAGCGCATGTGGATGAGCCAAAAGAGATTCAAAAGAGCTTTGAGCTAACTTATAAAATTTTTGATAGCCTAAAGCCAAAAGGTGCAACTATCTGCTCGATGGGCATGAGTAGCGACTTCGAGCTAGCGATAAAATGCGGCTCAAATATGATTCGCCTTGGGACAATGCTTTATTTATAA
- a CDS encoding phosphoribosyltransferase family protein, whose amino-acid sequence MFCAFCKSFTPNTFCKICSQILSEPSPIVRELEGFKIYSFYGYSEIKELIHSKHQMHGYFIYKNLAKFAFSQFFKSFSFPEQVYALPIDDRVHHGYSHTAILANALRAKNLKPIFHALHATSKISYSGKDLQFRQNNPRNFKILKKITAPVILVDDIVTTGTTILEAKNTLEKAGVKVLFALVLADAKY is encoded by the coding sequence ATGTTTTGTGCGTTTTGCAAGAGCTTTACACCAAATACATTTTGTAAAATTTGCTCACAAATTTTAAGCGAGCCAAGCCCGATAGTAAGAGAACTAGAGGGCTTTAAAATTTATAGCTTTTACGGCTACTCTGAAATAAAAGAACTCATCCACTCCAAGCACCAAATGCACGGATATTTTATATATAAAAATTTAGCTAAATTTGCATTTAGTCAATTTTTTAAAAGCTTTAGCTTTCCAGAGCAAGTCTATGCTTTGCCTATAGATGATAGAGTGCATCATGGCTACTCGCACACGGCTATTTTGGCAAATGCGCTAAGGGCTAAAAATCTAAAGCCCATATTTCACGCACTGCATGCGACCAGTAAGATTAGCTATAGTGGCAAGGATTTGCAATTTAGGCAAAATAACCCAAGAAATTTTAAAATCCTAAAAAAGATCACTGCGCCAGTTATTTTAGTAGACGATATCGTAACCACTGGTACAACGATACTTGAGGCTAAAAATACTCTAGAAAAAGCTGGTGTAAAAGTACTTTTTGCTCTAGTTTTGGCTGACGCTAAATATTAA
- a CDS encoding YajG family lipoprotein, whose protein sequence is MNKFKILAIFGLFVLFLTGCAPSQSVVAFDPYKAAASQQNSGFETYISAVHDNRKNKSTIATITDSKGTVKEYVVLQNDLATYFSDSLKKELMARGANVNGMGGVVVEIFINEFEANMSGYGTDNTKGNIKITLKIQKGDQSIVKNISNNQTKFELIPTGGAFKSFLTEIINDAIKRTAIAILNS, encoded by the coding sequence ATGAATAAATTTAAAATTTTAGCTATTTTTGGACTTTTTGTTTTGTTTTTAACTGGTTGTGCACCAAGTCAAAGTGTTGTCGCATTTGATCCATATAAGGCTGCTGCAAGCCAGCAAAATAGTGGCTTTGAGACCTATATAAGCGCGGTGCATGACAACCGTAAAAACAAAAGTACCATTGCTACGATCACTGATAGCAAAGGTACCGTAAAAGAATATGTCGTGCTTCAAAACGATCTTGCTACTTATTTTAGCGATTCGCTCAAAAAAGAGCTTATGGCGCGCGGTGCAAATGTAAATGGCATGGGTGGAGTCGTGGTTGAAATTTTTATCAACGAGTTTGAAGCAAATATGAGCGGATACGGCACTGATAATACAAAAGGCAATATTAAGATCACACTTAAGATCCAAAAAGGCGATCAAAGCATCGTTAAAAACATTTCAAATAATCAAACCAAATTTGAGTTAATTCCCACAGGTGGAGCATTTAAATCATTTTTAACTGAGATCATAAATGACGCTATCAAACGTACAGCAATTGCTATTTTAAATAGCTAA
- a CDS encoding 2-hydroxymuconate tautomerase family protein produces MPFVKICVTKEGDSPSVEQKEKMISGVTKLISEILGRNAQNTVVIIDEIDTNNYGIAGESVRNLRKKQNEQKEVKC; encoded by the coding sequence ATGCCATTTGTGAAAATTTGTGTGACAAAAGAGGGCGATAGCCCAAGTGTTGAGCAAAAAGAGAAGATGATAAGCGGAGTCACTAAACTAATAAGCGAAATTTTAGGAAGAAATGCTCAAAATACTGTTGTTATCATTGACGAGATAGACACTAATAATTACGGTATAGCAGGAGAGAGTGTGAGAAATCTTCGTAAAAAACAAAACGAGCAAAAGGAAGTGAAATGCTAA
- the lepA gene encoding translation elongation factor 4, with protein MKNIRNFSIIAHIDHGKSTLADRLIQECGAVSDREMSSQIMDTMDIEKERGITIKAQSVRLNYALNGENFVLNLIDTPGHVDFSYEVSRSLASCEGALLVVDASQGVEAQTIANVYIALENNLEIIPVINKIDLPAADPARVKDEIEHIIGLDCSGAIEVSAKTGVGIKELLEAIITRIPAPNGDANKPTKALIYDSWFDNYLGALALVRIYDGEISKNDEILVMGTGKKHIVLDLMYPNPIAPIKTKTLSAGEVGIVVLGLKNVSDVQVGDTITQSRNPLKEPVGGFERAKPFVFAGLYPIETDKFEDLRDALDKLKLNDSSISYEPETSVALGFGFRVGFLGLLHMEVVKERLEREFDLDLIATAPTVTYEVIQTDGLNLKIQNPSQLPPVNKIDSILEPYVKATIITPSEFLGNIITLLNNRRGIQTKMDYITTDRVLLEYDIPMNEIVMDFYDKLKSSTKGYASFDYEPSDYRVGDLVKLDVKVAGETVDALSIIVPESKAQTKGRDFVKAMKEIVPRQLFEVAIQASIGNKIIARETVKSMGKNVTAKCYGGDITRKRKLLEKQKEGKKRMKAIGKVNLPQEAFLSVLKID; from the coding sequence ATGAAAAACATCAGAAATTTTAGCATCATCGCTCATATCGACCACGGCAAAAGCACGCTTGCTGACCGCCTCATACAGGAGTGTGGCGCCGTCAGTGACCGTGAGATGAGCAGTCAGATCATGGATACAATGGATATCGAAAAAGAGCGTGGCATCACGATAAAAGCCCAGTCTGTGCGCCTAAACTACGCACTAAATGGCGAAAATTTTGTTCTAAATTTGATAGACACTCCGGGTCACGTCGACTTTAGCTACGAGGTGAGCCGCTCTTTGGCTAGTTGTGAGGGCGCACTGCTAGTCGTGGATGCTAGCCAGGGAGTGGAGGCACAAACCATCGCAAACGTCTATATCGCACTTGAAAACAACCTAGAGATCATCCCAGTTATCAACAAGATCGACCTACCTGCGGCTGACCCTGCCAGGGTAAAAGACGAGATCGAGCATATCATCGGACTTGACTGCTCGGGAGCGATCGAAGTGAGCGCAAAAACAGGCGTTGGCATAAAAGAGTTACTTGAGGCGATCATCACGAGGATCCCTGCGCCAAATGGTGATGCAAATAAGCCCACAAAGGCGCTAATTTATGATAGTTGGTTTGACAACTATCTTGGCGCGCTTGCACTTGTGCGTATTTATGATGGTGAAATTTCAAAAAATGATGAAATTTTGGTTATGGGCACAGGTAAAAAACACATCGTGCTTGACCTCATGTATCCAAATCCTATCGCACCTATCAAGACCAAAACACTTAGCGCTGGCGAAGTTGGTATCGTAGTTTTAGGACTTAAAAATGTTAGCGACGTGCAAGTTGGTGATACGATAACGCAGTCAAGAAATCCTCTAAAAGAGCCAGTTGGTGGCTTTGAGAGGGCTAAGCCGTTTGTCTTTGCGGGACTTTATCCGATAGAAACTGATAAATTTGAAGATCTGCGTGATGCGCTGGATAAGCTAAAGCTAAATGACAGCTCGATAAGCTATGAGCCAGAGACTTCGGTTGCACTTGGATTTGGCTTTAGGGTTGGCTTTTTAGGGCTGCTTCATATGGAAGTGGTAAAAGAGAGGCTGGAGCGCGAATTTGATCTTGATCTCATCGCCACAGCGCCAACCGTGACCTACGAAGTCATTCAAACAGATGGACTAAATTTAAAGATCCAAAACCCAAGCCAGCTGCCACCAGTCAATAAAATAGACTCAATCCTTGAGCCATACGTGAAAGCGACTATCATCACGCCAAGTGAGTTTTTGGGCAATATCATCACGCTCTTAAACAACCGTCGCGGCATACAAACGAAGATGGACTACATCACGACTGACCGCGTTTTGCTTGAGTATGACATACCGATGAACGAGATCGTGATGGACTTTTACGACAAACTAAAATCAAGCACAAAAGGTTATGCGAGTTTTGACTACGAGCCTAGCGACTACCGCGTGGGTGATCTAGTGAAGCTTGATGTTAAAGTGGCTGGTGAAACGGTCGATGCACTCTCTATCATTGTACCTGAGAGTAAAGCGCAGACAAAGGGCAGGGACTTTGTAAAGGCGATGAAAGAGATTGTGCCACGTCAGCTCTTTGAAGTGGCTATACAAGCGAGTATCGGTAATAAAATAATTGCTCGAGAAACCGTAAAATCAATGGGTAAAAACGTCACAGCCAAGTGCTATGGTGGCGATATTACGCGTAAGAGAAAGTTGCTTGAAAAGCAAAAAGAGGGTAAAAAGCGGATGAAGGCGATAGGAAAGGTGAATTTGCCGCAGGAGGCGTTCTTATCCGTCTTAAAAATAGACTAG
- a CDS encoding cation diffusion facilitator family transporter — MHNKSVLRNSFFLIFTFMIVEAVFGFVSNSLTLISDAFHMLSDAAALFLSLMAFKISEKRANLQKTFGYKRVEIIAAFINAIALIALAVFVVVEAIIRLFNEPEIEAKTMLFISILGLVVNLVVAVYMHKSADTKENLNMKGAYLHVLGDTLGSVGAIVAALLVMKFNFTQADSIASIFVSLLIIKSGASLLKDSFNILIEAVPLKLDTDEILSVIRGVDGVKIVHDLHIWAINAGTNALIAHVVVDDALSVAEISKMIKRIEHELSHAGIGHVTLQFESENLGHKDDLICELNDDEGHEHFGHCH, encoded by the coding sequence ATGCACAACAAGAGCGTTCTTAGAAATTCATTTTTTCTAATTTTCACGTTTATGATAGTTGAGGCCGTTTTTGGCTTCGTTTCAAACTCGCTTACGCTTATTAGCGACGCATTTCACATGCTCTCAGACGCTGCCGCGCTATTTTTGTCACTCATGGCGTTTAAAATTTCAGAAAAAAGGGCAAATTTACAAAAGACCTTTGGCTACAAAAGGGTCGAGATCATCGCCGCTTTCATAAACGCCATCGCTCTTATCGCACTTGCAGTCTTTGTCGTAGTTGAAGCTATCATCAGGCTTTTTAACGAGCCAGAGATAGAGGCTAAAACGATGCTTTTTATTAGTATTTTGGGGCTTGTGGTAAATTTAGTCGTAGCTGTTTATATGCATAAAAGCGCTGATACAAAAGAAAACTTAAATATGAAAGGCGCTTATTTGCACGTGCTTGGTGATACGCTTGGCTCAGTTGGCGCCATCGTTGCAGCGCTTCTTGTGATGAAATTTAACTTCACGCAGGCCGATAGCATCGCAAGTATCTTTGTCTCACTACTCATTATAAAAAGTGGCGCTAGCTTGCTAAAAGATAGCTTTAATATCCTGATCGAAGCCGTGCCGCTTAAGCTTGATACGGATGAAATTTTAAGCGTTATAAGGGGCGTAGATGGCGTTAAAATCGTGCATGACCTGCATATCTGGGCGATAAATGCTGGCACAAATGCGCTCATAGCCCACGTGGTGGTAGATGATGCGCTAAGCGTGGCTGAAATTTCAAAGATGATAAAGCGCATCGAACACGAGCTTTCTCACGCAGGCATCGGCCATGTCACGCTTCAGTTTGAAAGTGAGAACCTTGGACATAAAGACGATCTCATCTGCGAGTTAAATGACGATGAAGGACATGAGCACTTTGGACATTGTCATTAA